Proteins encoded within one genomic window of Nitrospirota bacterium:
- a CDS encoding N-acetylmuramoyl-L-alanine amidase: protein MTKRYVLLTVLVVVAAGLWQLAAMAMESSNVTLRFSEQTGSFRFVFELPDETWLNQAKVAASYSVIKISLSDSFTIGAPKLPDGIKFSTRDNSIYLNIKNLDNIKVIRLNNPYRLVVDAYVTDYKKPEQSAPPEGKELKQLTIVIDAGHGGNDIGLPVANTKESVLTLSLANELSKMINARSAKSVLIRKDDSSMTLAQRITEASKRRISMFLSLHVSEGRYFTVYRTTLPAGSQTIASRYKVDTLQAAYLERSLALTQALETSLKDTFSDVDVYHREMPLPLLSAIAAPAVLIEIPNSSDFLYNAATLKSISEAIYKALVSYAKK, encoded by the coding sequence GTGACAAAGAGGTATGTGCTTTTAACAGTGCTTGTTGTCGTGGCAGCGGGATTATGGCAATTGGCTGCAATGGCTATGGAAAGCAGCAATGTGACTTTGCGCTTTAGCGAACAGACAGGCAGCTTTCGATTTGTCTTTGAGCTGCCTGATGAGACATGGCTCAACCAGGCTAAAGTTGCGGCCTCTTACAGTGTAATAAAGATATCGCTTAGTGACTCTTTTACAATTGGAGCTCCCAAACTTCCTGATGGCATCAAGTTTTCTACCAGAGACAACAGCATATATTTAAATATTAAAAATCTTGATAATATTAAAGTAATACGGTTGAATAACCCTTACAGATTAGTAGTTGATGCTTATGTGACAGACTACAAGAAACCAGAGCAGAGTGCACCCCCTGAGGGCAAAGAACTCAAACAACTGACTATCGTTATAGATGCCGGCCACGGCGGCAATGATATAGGCTTACCGGTTGCTAACACAAAGGAGAGCGTTCTTACGCTGTCTTTGGCTAATGAACTCTCAAAAATGATAAACGCCAGATCGGCTAAATCAGTTTTAATCAGAAAAGACGACTCCTCAATGACACTGGCGCAGCGTATAACGGAGGCATCAAAGAGGCGCATAAGTATGTTCCTGTCACTACACGTGTCTGAGGGCAGGTATTTTACAGTTTACAGAACTACATTGCCAGCAGGCTCACAAACAATAGCCTCAAGGTACAAGGTGGATACGCTTCAGGCTGCATACTTAGAGAGAAGTTTGGCTCTTACACAAGCACTTGAGACATCGCTTAAAGACACTTTCAGTGATGTCGATGTTTACCACAGAGAGATGCCGCTGCCGCTCCTCAGTGCCATAGCAGCCCCAGCAGTCCTTATAGAGATCCCTAATAGCAGCGATTTTCTATACAACGCAGCTACTTTAAAATCCATCTCAGAAGCTATTTATAAAGCTTTGGTGTCTTATGCGAAAAAGTAG
- a CDS encoding glutamate racemase, translating to MKHKNAADKPIGIFDSGVGGLTVLKAIHALLPNESTIYLGDTARVPYGIRSPETVTKYSLENSSFLIEKGIKLLIIACNTASAISLDVIKQTFDIPALGVIDSGARAAVNATRNGRIGVIGTETTIKSGAYRRAIQNLDESAVVFERPCPLFVPLVEEGWLDTDVTYLVATRYLAGLKQSMIDTLVLGCTHYPLLKNVITAVMEDEVTLIDSAIEKSLNIRQLLSDSDILKQDSHGTFRKYYVTDSPERFQKIGKRFLEDPIEDITKIEVTSLETAVAV from the coding sequence ATGAAACATAAGAATGCGGCTGATAAACCTATCGGGATATTTGACTCTGGCGTAGGCGGCCTTACGGTGTTAAAAGCTATACATGCTCTGCTTCCTAACGAAAGTACTATATACTTAGGTGACACAGCACGCGTACCCTATGGGATACGTTCTCCCGAAACTGTGACCAAATATTCCCTGGAAAACAGCTCTTTTTTGATAGAAAAAGGAATAAAACTTCTGATAATAGCCTGTAACACGGCCTCAGCTATCAGTCTTGACGTTATAAAGCAGACCTTTGACATACCTGCTCTTGGCGTCATTGACTCAGGAGCCAGGGCAGCAGTCAATGCCACAAGAAACGGCCGCATAGGAGTAATCGGAACTGAAACCACAATTAAAAGCGGAGCTTACAGGCGAGCAATCCAGAACCTTGACGAATCTGCTGTTGTGTTTGAACGGCCGTGTCCGCTGTTTGTTCCGCTTGTTGAGGAGGGATGGCTTGACACAGACGTTACATATCTTGTTGCAACCAGGTATCTTGCCGGCTTAAAACAATCAATGATAGACACACTGGTACTTGGGTGTACGCACTACCCGCTTTTAAAAAATGTTATAACAGCTGTGATGGAAGACGAGGTCACGCTAATAGATTCAGCAATAGAGAAGTCGTTAAATATCAGGCAGCTTTTGTCTGATTCAGATATTCTCAAACAAGATTCACATGGTACCTTCAGGAAATATTATGTAACTGACAGCCCAGAGAGATTCCAGAAAATAGGGAAGCGATTTCTTGAGGACCCAATAGAGGACATAACAAAAATCGAGGTGACATCCCTTGAAACGGCAGTGGCCGTCTAA
- the rdgB gene encoding RdgB/HAM1 family non-canonical purine NTP pyrophosphatase: MKIYLATNNKGKIREINSLFKDTGIEFIGGVDLSSVVEDGNGYRENALIKALFVYKLSGTYVVSEDSGLEVDALQGAPGVHSARYADLLKANNATDNDNIAKLLSALKDVPKDKRTAKYVSAFCFIDGGAESFFMGEVHGKIIDSPRGNRGFGYDPVFVPDGYDKTFAELGGEVKNKISHRAVASAKLRDFLVDKFVRSNG; encoded by the coding sequence ATGAAAATTTATCTTGCCACTAACAACAAAGGGAAGATACGAGAGATAAACTCACTGTTTAAAGACACAGGCATTGAGTTTATAGGCGGCGTTGACTTATCCTCTGTGGTAGAGGACGGCAATGGTTACCGTGAAAATGCTTTAATAAAAGCTCTGTTTGTGTATAAACTCTCTGGCACGTATGTGGTTTCAGAGGATTCGGGGCTTGAGGTTGATGCCCTTCAGGGAGCACCAGGCGTTCATTCAGCAAGGTATGCGGATTTGTTAAAAGCCAACAATGCAACCGATAACGATAACATCGCTAAACTTCTCAGTGCTCTTAAAGACGTGCCGAAAGACAAAAGAACTGCTAAATATGTCTCAGCTTTTTGTTTTATAGATGGCGGAGCAGAGTCGTTTTTTATGGGCGAGGTGCACGGTAAAATCATTGACTCTCCACGAGGTAATCGGGGGTTTGGCTACGACCCAGTGTTTGTGCCTGATGGTTACGATAAAACTTTTGCCGAACTTGGCGGTGAGGTTAAAAACAAAATAAGCCACAGAGCAGTGGCATCAGCCAAACTGAGAGATTTTCTTGTTGATAAATTTGTCAGAAGTAATGGGTAA
- a CDS encoding GerMN domain-containing protein — MLLIPIFVMAGIGIGYFLMSKGDDLPLSQSVVALKEAGQGKVIGEESTVTVVYRKGMELKTTTIKTKKYFEPLKLAGAAVSELLSGEHITDREGIPEGAKLLGLYYGVDRMVYVDISSELKRNFSGDAAGEFLLLKSLYDTITSNVEADDVFLLINGKEEETLGGHCYIKYPLKKMLTQEVKFNET; from the coding sequence TTGCTGCTGATACCAATATTTGTAATGGCAGGAATTGGTATCGGATACTTTCTAATGTCCAAGGGAGACGATCTCCCCTTATCGCAAAGTGTCGTTGCTCTTAAGGAGGCAGGACAGGGCAAGGTAATAGGCGAGGAATCCACCGTAACAGTGGTGTATCGTAAAGGCATGGAATTAAAGACCACCACAATTAAAACAAAAAAATACTTTGAACCTCTGAAACTGGCAGGGGCTGCAGTGTCTGAGCTTCTAAGTGGTGAGCATATTACCGATAGAGAGGGTATCCCTGAGGGAGCGAAACTTCTGGGGCTTTACTATGGTGTTGACAGAATGGTGTATGTTGATATATCGTCTGAGTTAAAAAGGAATTTTAGTGGAGACGCTGCCGGAGAGTTTCTTTTGCTAAAGAGTCTCTATGACACCATAACAAGCAACGTTGAAGCTGATGATGTTTTTTTACTCATAAACGGCAAAGAAGAGGAAACCCTCGGCGGCCATTGCTATATAAAGTATCCATTGAAAAAAATGTTGACACAAGAGGTAAAATTTAATGAAACATAA
- the typA gene encoding translational GTPase TypA: MKKRDDLRNIAIIAHVDHGKTTLVDAMFRQSGTFRQTERVQDRVMDNIDLERERGITIMAKNTAVYYNGIKINIVDTPGHADFGGEVERTLKMVDGVLLLVDASEGPLPQTRFVLKKALELNLPQIVVINKIDRQDARISEVLNEIYDLFIDLDAKEDQLEFPIIYTNAKKGVAKTDINGDSTDLKALFDAIVTRIAPPEDKRDETLQILVTNIDYNDYVGRLAIGRIFSGTVRVGDTISVVKAQDETMKTKVVSLYTFDGLKRVDTNESCCGDIIALAGIEGITIGDTVTSVDNPKPLARIKVDEPTISMLFSINTSPFAGKEGRFVTSRNLRERLEKELLYNVSIRVNFSAMETFEVMGRGELQLAILIEMMRREGYELSVAMPTTITKETDGTVYEPMEVLVIDIPEDFVGVITKQIGIRKGRMLKMHNKGFGRVRLEYKIPSRGLIGFRSQFLTDTRGTGLLNHIFDGYEPWQGPISKRQTGALVADRAGRTTGYALFHLQPRGTLFVTENTQVYEGMVIGENSRENDIDVNITKEKKLTNMRASGSDEALLLVPPKIMNLDNALEFIKEDELVEITPQSIRLRKSILQAGKRPKKKTE; encoded by the coding sequence ATGAAAAAAAGAGATGATTTAAGAAACATAGCAATAATAGCCCATGTAGATCATGGCAAGACCACACTGGTGGATGCAATGTTCAGGCAGTCAGGGACTTTCCGGCAGACCGAGAGGGTTCAAGACCGTGTTATGGATAATATTGACCTTGAACGAGAGCGCGGTATCACTATAATGGCAAAAAACACGGCTGTCTATTATAACGGAATTAAGATTAACATAGTTGACACGCCAGGGCACGCCGATTTCGGTGGCGAGGTGGAAAGAACCCTCAAAATGGTGGATGGGGTTCTGCTTCTTGTGGATGCCTCAGAGGGCCCCCTTCCTCAGACACGATTCGTGCTAAAAAAAGCCCTCGAACTTAACCTTCCTCAGATTGTTGTAATTAACAAGATAGACAGACAAGATGCCAGAATCTCAGAGGTTCTCAACGAAATATACGATCTGTTTATTGACCTTGACGCCAAAGAAGATCAACTTGAATTCCCGATTATCTATACAAATGCCAAAAAAGGAGTGGCAAAGACCGATATCAATGGTGATTCAACTGACCTTAAGGCTCTCTTTGATGCCATAGTAACCCGTATTGCTCCGCCAGAGGACAAAAGAGACGAAACGCTGCAGATTCTTGTAACTAACATAGACTACAATGACTACGTAGGCAGATTGGCTATTGGCAGGATTTTTTCCGGCACAGTCAGAGTGGGCGACACCATATCCGTAGTTAAAGCCCAGGATGAGACGATGAAAACCAAAGTGGTCTCACTCTATACCTTTGACGGATTAAAAAGGGTTGATACTAACGAATCGTGCTGTGGCGACATTATAGCACTGGCAGGAATTGAGGGAATCACCATAGGGGATACCGTAACAAGTGTTGATAACCCAAAACCGTTAGCTCGAATAAAAGTAGATGAGCCGACAATTTCCATGTTGTTTTCAATAAACACGTCTCCGTTTGCCGGTAAAGAGGGCAGATTTGTAACAAGCAGAAATCTCAGGGAGCGGCTGGAAAAAGAGCTTCTTTATAATGTATCCATACGAGTTAATTTTTCTGCTATGGAAACATTTGAGGTTATGGGCAGAGGGGAGCTGCAACTGGCTATTCTTATCGAGATGATGCGCCGTGAGGGCTATGAGCTTTCGGTTGCGATGCCTACCACAATTACAAAAGAAACAGACGGCACAGTTTACGAACCAATGGAGGTGCTGGTGATAGACATTCCTGAGGACTTTGTCGGCGTTATCACAAAGCAAATTGGAATTCGTAAGGGCCGGATGCTTAAAATGCACAATAAGGGATTTGGGCGTGTTCGGCTTGAGTACAAAATACCATCAAGGGGGCTAATAGGTTTCCGTTCTCAGTTTCTGACTGACACTCGTGGCACAGGTCTTTTAAACCATATATTTGATGGGTATGAGCCATGGCAGGGGCCCATAAGTAAGCGTCAAACAGGTGCTCTTGTTGCCGACAGAGCCGGACGCACTACCGGCTATGCACTGTTTCATTTGCAACCCAGAGGGACCCTCTTTGTCACAGAAAACACTCAGGTCTATGAGGGAATGGTTATTGGTGAAAACTCCAGAGAAAACGACATAGATGTTAATATAACGAAAGAGAAGAAACTTACAAATATGCGGGCAAGCGGCTCAGATGAAGCACTGTTACTGGTTCCGCCAAAGATTATGAACCTTGACAATGCTCTTGAGTTTATCAAAGAGGACGAGCTTGTGGAGATTACACCTCAATCGATAAGACTGCGAAAAAGTATCCTTCAGGCTGGCAAAAGGCCAAAAAAGAAAACAGAATAA
- a CDS encoding polymer-forming cytoskeletal protein, with product MKGAPQIDGFIGTGVVLTGRLVFDGTLRIDGKFQGEIDSSGTLVVGEGAFIDSMSISVDTALISGEVRGVVEAKTKVELLSRCRVYGDIKTPLLVVYSGAFFEGYCEMSRFRQTPSNQVAIEIEG from the coding sequence GTGAAGGGTGCACCGCAAATAGACGGATTTATCGGCACAGGTGTTGTTTTAACCGGCAGACTGGTCTTTGATGGTACACTCAGAATTGACGGTAAGTTTCAGGGTGAAATTGACTCCTCCGGTACGCTTGTTGTAGGGGAGGGCGCCTTCATAGACTCTATGAGTATAAGTGTGGATACGGCTTTGATCTCAGGTGAGGTAAGGGGTGTGGTAGAGGCTAAAACCAAAGTGGAGCTTCTCTCACGGTGCAGAGTGTATGGGGATATAAAGACCCCTCTTTTAGTCGTTTACTCAGGGGCTTTTTTTGAAGGTTATTGTGAAATGTCAAGATTCAGGCAGACTCCCTCCAATCAGGTTGCCATAGAGATTGAGGGGTAA
- a CDS encoding succinylglutamate desuccinylase/aspartoacylase family protein codes for MKVVKYFVLSLAFLVAVLQSPCFGKTEHTVYFENTDYELHVYHISGTEKGKTLMIIGGIQGDEPGGYTTADLFADITLKKGNMIVVPRANFLSIIKHKREINNDMNRRFKVKDREDYEDKIVEILRELIGKSDYLLNLHEGSGFYSETRVSNLINPDRFGQSIIADADMYKTDDGRVLYLGRIASEVATEVNATIKDESHYFRFNNHHTFEKTTRHPEQRKSATFYALSTHGIPAFGIEVSKEIHDLEKKVRYQATVINAFLEKFGILPDNPRIVLDAPRLNYIVVSVNGDEHIVHNNNSLRVSKGDNVTITDISANYRRGLSADISGIGVANMFKRDFIVQSSVKANIKKDGVRFGGVSFDLAENQPAAIKAAVSHKPLSVKDAKFKYLVVELNGLKHVLNDKEHLKLIRGDKLMLLDVVADGISPSALTVNFLGFVGDKVHNTGEDRGYTINTAKDLWKDYSLDKAGKSYSVEISIGKSLIGAVYVDIDEPKMDYIVLKQNSGVKRCYTSGDVITFNSKDTVEIVDAKTNVNKNDGVTYSFEKALPQRNGEIVKKMLPGDSFHINELTADKASHYNIVVKRDGIVLGKTQVKIDEKIALLESEDTH; via the coding sequence ATGAAGGTTGTTAAATATTTCGTTTTATCTCTGGCATTTCTGGTTGCAGTGTTGCAAAGTCCTTGTTTTGGTAAGACTGAACATACGGTGTATTTTGAAAACACTGATTATGAGCTGCATGTTTACCATATCTCTGGCACAGAAAAGGGTAAAACTCTTATGATTATAGGTGGCATTCAGGGGGATGAACCGGGAGGTTATACAACTGCAGATCTTTTTGCGGATATTACCCTGAAAAAAGGCAACATGATTGTTGTTCCCAGAGCTAATTTCCTTTCGATTATCAAACATAAAAGAGAAATAAATAACGACATGAACAGGAGATTCAAAGTAAAAGACCGTGAGGACTATGAGGACAAAATAGTGGAAATCCTGAGAGAGCTTATAGGCAAGAGCGACTATCTGTTAAACCTCCACGAGGGATCCGGTTTCTATTCAGAGACGAGGGTCAGCAATCTTATAAACCCAGACCGCTTTGGGCAGTCCATAATAGCCGATGCTGACATGTATAAAACAGATGACGGAAGGGTGTTGTATCTGGGGAGAATTGCCTCTGAGGTTGCAACTGAAGTAAATGCAACAATAAAGGATGAGTCTCACTACTTCAGATTTAATAACCACCATACTTTTGAGAAAACCACCAGACATCCTGAACAGCGAAAATCGGCAACCTTCTATGCCCTCTCAACGCACGGTATTCCGGCTTTTGGAATAGAAGTCTCAAAAGAGATACACGACCTTGAGAAAAAGGTTCGTTACCAGGCGACGGTTATAAATGCTTTTTTAGAGAAATTTGGAATACTGCCGGATAATCCGCGCATTGTGCTTGATGCCCCACGGCTTAACTACATCGTGGTTTCCGTAAACGGTGATGAACACATAGTTCACAATAACAACTCCCTGCGGGTAAGCAAGGGCGACAATGTAACTATAACCGACATATCGGCAAATTACAGAAGGGGATTGAGTGCCGATATCAGCGGTATAGGGGTGGCTAATATGTTTAAAAGGGACTTTATCGTCCAGTCCTCGGTGAAAGCAAATATAAAGAAGGATGGAGTGCGGTTTGGCGGGGTGAGTTTTGATTTAGCTGAAAACCAGCCTGCTGCCATTAAAGCTGCAGTGTCTCATAAACCGCTTAGTGTTAAGGATGCAAAGTTCAAGTATCTTGTTGTAGAACTCAATGGCTTGAAACACGTATTAAATGACAAAGAACACCTGAAGTTGATCCGTGGTGATAAGCTCATGCTGCTTGATGTGGTTGCTGATGGAATCAGTCCCTCAGCGCTTACAGTTAATTTCCTTGGTTTTGTCGGTGATAAGGTGCATAACACAGGAGAGGACAGAGGATACACCATTAACACAGCAAAGGACCTATGGAAAGATTATTCCCTCGATAAGGCCGGAAAGTCATACTCCGTTGAGATAAGTATAGGGAAATCCTTAATAGGTGCTGTTTATGTTGATATTGATGAGCCCAAAATGGACTACATCGTATTAAAGCAAAATAGCGGTGTTAAGCGCTGCTATACAAGCGGAGATGTAATTACATTTAATTCAAAAGATACGGTTGAAATTGTTGATGCCAAAACTAATGTTAATAAAAACGACGGAGTAACTTATAGTTTCGAAAAAGCCTTGCCACAACGTAATGGAGAAATTGTTAAGAAAATGCTCCCCGGTGATTCCTTTCATATAAACGAGTTAACTGCTGATAAAGCTTCTCATTACAATATTGTGGTAAAAAGGGATGGAATTGTGTTAGGCAAAACCCAGGTTAAAATTGACGAGAAAATTGCCTTGTTAGAATCAGAAGATACCCATTAA
- the rph gene encoding ribonuclease PH, whose translation MRADGRADDELRAVKIETGVMKHAEGSVLITAGSTKVICTVTIEDSVPTFLKDKGKGWITAEYGMLPRSTNQRMQREARGGKQSGRTQEIQRLIGRALRSVVDLKSLGERTILIDCDVIQADGGTRTASITGAYVALVEALKFAKENGIIFKNVIKDSLAAVSVGVIEGTPVLDLCYDEDSVADVDMNVVMTGSGKFVEIQGTAEGPPFSRETMDIMISLAAKGIGELIEMQKKALSA comes from the coding sequence ATGAGAGCAGATGGCAGAGCAGATGATGAGTTAAGAGCCGTAAAGATTGAAACAGGAGTTATGAAGCACGCCGAGGGTTCGGTTTTAATTACCGCTGGCAGCACTAAAGTAATCTGTACGGTAACGATAGAGGACTCGGTCCCAACATTTTTAAAAGACAAAGGCAAAGGGTGGATAACAGCTGAGTACGGGATGCTGCCCAGATCCACTAATCAACGAATGCAAAGGGAGGCACGCGGTGGGAAACAAAGTGGCCGCACTCAGGAGATTCAACGACTAATAGGGCGGGCTCTTCGTTCCGTAGTTGATTTGAAATCCCTTGGAGAGAGAACAATTCTGATAGATTGCGACGTAATTCAGGCAGACGGAGGCACTCGCACTGCCTCTATAACTGGCGCCTATGTTGCCCTTGTTGAGGCACTGAAATTTGCTAAGGAAAACGGCATAATTTTCAAAAATGTGATAAAAGACTCCCTTGCAGCAGTAAGCGTTGGGGTTATCGAGGGAACCCCTGTGTTGGACTTATGCTATGACGAGGACAGTGTTGCCGATGTTGACATGAATGTTGTTATGACAGGTTCCGGCAAATTTGTTGAAATCCAGGGAACAGCCGAGGGCCCTCCATTTAGCAGGGAAACGATGGACATCATGATTTCCTTAGCCGCTAAGGGGATAGGAGAGTTGATAGAGATGCAGAAAAAGGCGCTAAGCGCATGA
- a CDS encoding EAL domain-containing protein, with product MRLSLGNKISALLLLMTLIAVAELLAIYSYQSIQKYDAAIINIAGQQRMLSQTISKYILSVAYGKRSDIKLLDKAVNNYDSALDMLYKGTGDFHGGAHRPNGEVVISPAPKEMTALFEENIKIWNAFKKDIDAIKGGGIINDTLRTEFVNNDTLLAISNKITHGFEDISNRKHRYLMNVLLMMTALDILIFLFGGYKVYELVRPLSELSQSVTKIGKGDFRQKVALPKTNDEIKDLAVAFNTMSHSLNETTVTKDFIDGVVNAMVDMLFVVDSLGIIKTINNAAESVLGIGRDELVGRPVTDIFIPAEKPMVEDKLKEALDMGAMGKGGLGNVEGTFITISGTKFPVQCSFSFMRVSDRNDIVCVANDITQRKRFEEDLRKLSTAVEQSISSIVITDINGNIEFVNQKFTECTGYTLAEVKGKNPRILKSGKHDQEFYKNLWDTIQSGNEFRCDVCNKKKDGTLYWEYLSISPIKNPRGEITHFIAVKLDDTERKRMEEHLRQLAHHDVLTGLPNRTLFEDRVKQSILQATRNNYSFAVMFLDLDRFKLVNDTLGHNVGDLLLKEVSCRLEDCVRKSDTVARMGGDEFQILVSKILQPTDLVPIAQKVIKSINEPYVLGEHTCKVGVSIGISIFPNDGETLEALNKCADVAMYQAKEHGKNDYRFYDSSMDKAITERVTLEKALVNALDSEQFVLHYQPQIDMSSGKIAGCEALIRWQHPETGLISPAKFIPIAEETHLIIPIGKWVIAAACRQSRKWLEAGYKPIVVSVNLSAQHFKLHELLKTITDVLDETGISPEYLELEITESGLMQNVEESIKIMNQIRELGVSISVDDFGTGYSSLVYLKRFPLQTLKIDQSFIRNCPYDAADAVITSTIISMAHSLNIKVIAEGVENTQQLELLRTFDCDEVQGYLFSKPVSAHEFTELLEDEHVYSL from the coding sequence TTGAGATTATCGCTTGGCAATAAAATAAGCGCTCTCCTTCTTCTTATGACGTTAATAGCGGTAGCTGAGCTCCTTGCTATTTATTCTTACCAGTCAATTCAAAAATACGATGCTGCAATAATCAACATAGCCGGCCAGCAGCGAATGCTCTCTCAGACAATCAGCAAGTACATACTGTCTGTGGCTTACGGTAAGCGCAGTGATATAAAACTTCTCGATAAGGCAGTAAACAACTATGATTCAGCTCTTGATATGCTTTACAAAGGCACGGGTGATTTCCATGGTGGTGCACATAGACCAAATGGCGAGGTAGTTATCTCCCCTGCACCAAAAGAGATGACGGCACTGTTTGAGGAAAACATAAAAATATGGAACGCATTTAAAAAGGACATTGATGCCATAAAAGGCGGGGGTATTATTAACGATACCCTTAGAACAGAATTTGTTAACAATGACACTCTGCTTGCCATAAGTAACAAAATAACTCACGGCTTTGAAGATATTTCCAACAGAAAACACAGATATCTTATGAATGTACTGCTTATGATGACAGCGCTTGATATTTTGATATTTCTTTTTGGCGGGTATAAAGTCTATGAACTCGTAAGGCCGCTAAGTGAGCTTTCACAGTCTGTTACTAAAATAGGAAAAGGTGATTTTCGCCAGAAGGTTGCCCTGCCAAAAACAAACGATGAGATAAAGGACCTTGCCGTTGCATTTAATACCATGTCTCATAGCCTGAATGAGACCACAGTAACAAAAGACTTCATAGATGGTGTGGTTAACGCCATGGTAGATATGCTGTTTGTGGTTGACTCATTGGGTATAATTAAGACTATAAATAATGCTGCCGAAAGCGTGCTGGGAATTGGACGTGATGAGCTTGTTGGCAGGCCAGTTACCGATATATTTATCCCTGCAGAAAAACCAATGGTGGAGGATAAGCTGAAAGAGGCATTAGACATGGGAGCGATGGGTAAAGGCGGTTTAGGCAATGTAGAGGGCACTTTCATTACGATAAGTGGCACTAAGTTTCCAGTTCAATGCAGTTTTTCTTTTATGCGGGTCTCAGACAGAAACGACATAGTTTGTGTGGCAAATGACATCACTCAGAGAAAGCGCTTTGAAGAGGATTTAAGGAAACTCTCCACGGCTGTTGAGCAAAGCATAAGTTCGATTGTTATTACAGATATAAACGGTAACATTGAGTTTGTAAATCAGAAGTTTACCGAGTGTACCGGTTACACCCTTGCCGAGGTAAAAGGCAAAAATCCCCGCATTCTTAAATCCGGGAAACATGATCAGGAATTTTATAAAAACTTGTGGGATACCATACAATCCGGCAACGAATTCAGGTGTGATGTGTGTAACAAAAAGAAGGATGGGACACTCTACTGGGAATATCTGTCTATCTCTCCAATTAAAAACCCGCGTGGGGAGATAACTCACTTCATTGCTGTTAAGCTGGATGACACAGAAAGGAAGAGAATGGAGGAACACCTGAGACAGCTTGCTCACCACGACGTACTTACAGGGCTTCCTAACCGCACCTTGTTTGAAGACAGGGTGAAGCAGTCTATCCTTCAAGCCACAAGAAACAACTACTCATTTGCGGTGATGTTTTTGGACCTTGACAGGTTTAAGCTTGTAAACGATACGCTTGGCCACAACGTGGGGGATCTTTTACTTAAAGAGGTATCCTGTAGGCTTGAAGACTGTGTCAGGAAATCTGACACGGTGGCCCGTATGGGCGGCGATGAGTTCCAAATACTGGTTTCAAAGATTCTTCAGCCAACAGATTTAGTGCCTATAGCTCAAAAAGTCATAAAATCCATAAATGAACCTTATGTGCTTGGTGAGCATACGTGTAAGGTAGGGGTCAGTATAGGTATAAGCATATTCCCTAATGATGGAGAAACACTTGAGGCGTTAAATAAGTGTGCGGATGTGGCCATGTATCAGGCAAAGGAGCACGGGAAGAACGATTACAGGTTCTATGATTCGTCTATGGATAAGGCCATAACTGAGCGTGTGACTCTTGAAAAAGCACTTGTCAATGCTTTGGATTCAGAGCAGTTTGTGCTCCACTATCAACCGCAAATAGATATGAGTTCAGGCAAAATAGCCGGTTGTGAGGCTCTTATAAGATGGCAGCATCCTGAGACCGGTCTGATATCTCCTGCTAAATTTATTCCCATAGCTGAGGAGACGCATTTGATAATTCCTATTGGCAAGTGGGTAATAGCTGCAGCCTGCCGGCAGAGCCGTAAGTGGCTTGAGGCAGGGTATAAGCCCATTGTTGTTTCAGTAAACCTCTCGGCACAGCACTTTAAACTGCATGAGCTGCTAAAGACGATTACTGATGTTTTGGATGAGACCGGCATCTCCCCTGAGTATCTGGAGCTTGAGATTACGGAAAGCGGCCTTATGCAAAACGTTGAGGAAAGCATAAAAATCATGAATCAGATCAGAGAACTGGGCGTAAGCATTTCTGTCGATGATTTTGGCACAGGATATTCGTCTTTGGTTTATTTGAAACGTTTTCCACTTCAAACTCTGAAAATAGATCAGAGTTTTATCAGAAACTGCCCATATGATGCTGCAGATGCGGTTATAACATCAACAATCATCTCGATGGCACACAGTCTTAATATTAAGGTCATTGCTGAGGGAGTTGAAAACACTCAACAACTGGAGTTACTGCGTACCTTTGACTGTGACGAGGTACAGGGTTATCTCTTTAGCAAACCCGTCAGCGCCCATGAATTTACAGAGCTGCTTGAGGATGAGCATGTCTATAGTTTATAA